The genomic DNA GAGGGCCGTACGGTCTTCGTCTCCTCGCACCTGATGAGCGAGATGGCCCTCACCGCCGACCACCTCGTCGTCATCGGCCGGGGACGGCTGCTCGCCGACATGAGCGTCCGCGACTTCATCGCCGCCAACTCCGCCGGCTTCGCGCGCGTGCGGACCCCGGCGACGGAGCCGGAGCAGCGCGAGAGGCTGGTCGCCGCCCTGACCGGGGCGGGCGGCTTCGTCCTGTCGGAGCCGGACGGGGCCCTGCGCGTGACCGGACTGCCCCTCCCCCGCGTCAGCGACCTGGCGCACGGTGCCGGGGTCCGGCTGTGGGAGCTCTCCCCGCACCAGGCATCGCTGGAGGAGGCGTACATGCGGCTGACGCAGCCGGCCGTGGACTACCGCTCCACGGACGACCGGCTCTCGGAGCTGGGGCCGGTGCCCGAGCAGCCGCCCGCCGTCCCCGACGTGCCGCTGGAGGGCTGGTACGCGCCCCCGCCGCCCGCCCGGGCGCCCGGCACGGCGGTCCCCGCACCCGCCGCCCCGGTGCCCGCCCCGAGCGGCGTTCCCGCTCCCGCCCCGACCGGCACCGCCGCGCCCGCACCCGCGCCCGCACCCGGCGGCCCGGTCGGCGAGCCCGCCGACCGGGGCGTTCCGCAGCAGAGCCGTACGCACGAGAGCAGCACCGAGGACGCGCGATGACCACCACCCCGTACACCTCCCCCATCCCCGTGCGCCGTGCCCACCTCGGGGACGCCATCGCCTCCGAGTGGACCAAGATGCGGTCGCTGCGGTCGACGGTCTGGACGCTGGGCGCGCTGGGCGCGCTCGTGGCGGGGCCCGGGGTGCTGCTGGCGGTCCTCCTCGACGAGACGCCCCCGGACCCGCCCGAAAGCGGCCTCTCCGTCCCCAGTCTCGGCCTGCTCGGGATGCTGCTCGCCACGGTGTGCGTGATCACGCTGGGCGTGCTGACGGTCACCTCGGAGTTCGGCACCGGCATGATCCGCACGACGCTGACGGCGTGCCCGAGCCGGGGCCGGGTGCTGACCGCCAAGGCGATCGTCTTCTCCGGGCTGGTCTTCGTGACGACCTCCCTCGTCTCGGCGTTCACCGCGGCCGCGCAGGTCGCGATCCTCGGGACGTCGGGCGGGGCGACCACCGGGCAGTGGATCCGCGTGACGGTGGGCGTGGGCCTCTTCATGGCGTGCCTGGGACTGCTGTCCCTCGCCGTGGGGACCCTGCTGCGGCACTCGGCGGGGTCGATCACGACGATGATCGGCCTGGTGCTGCTGCCGTACGTGCTGGCGATCGGCCTGTACACCGACGAGCTGAGCCGGCTGCGCACCGCGCTCGTCGAGTACTCCATCCCGGCCCTGCTCGGCTCCCTGTACATCGGCGACGCCGGCGGCATGCCGATGCCGTCCGGCTGGGATGCCGTGGGGATCATCGCGGGTGCGGCCGCCGTGGCGCTGGGCGGGGCGTACGCGGCGCTGGACCGGCGCGACG from Streptomyces sp. MRC013 includes the following:
- a CDS encoding ABC transporter ATP-binding protein encodes the protein MIEAVRLTKRYGAKTAVDDLSFQVRPGVVTGFLGPNGSGKSTTMRMILGLDRPTSGQVTIGGHPFRELPNAPRQVGALLDARAVHGGRTARTHLLALARLAGIPAGRVDEVLDVVGLRDVARRRFSGFSLGMGQRLGIAAALLGDPQVLLFDEPVNGLDPEGIRWVRNLMKSLAAEGRTVFVSSHLMSEMALTADHLVVIGRGRLLADMSVRDFIAANSAGFARVRTPATEPEQRERLVAALTGAGGFVLSEPDGALRVTGLPLPRVSDLAHGAGVRLWELSPHQASLEEAYMRLTQPAVDYRSTDDRLSELGPVPEQPPAVPDVPLEGWYAPPPPARAPGTAVPAPAAPVPAPSGVPAPAPTGTAAPAPAPAPGGPVGEPADRGVPQQSRTHESSTEDAR
- a CDS encoding ABC transporter permease; the encoded protein is MTTTPYTSPIPVRRAHLGDAIASEWTKMRSLRSTVWTLGALGALVAGPGVLLAVLLDETPPDPPESGLSVPSLGLLGMLLATVCVITLGVLTVTSEFGTGMIRTTLTACPSRGRVLTAKAIVFSGLVFVTTSLVSAFTAAAQVAILGTSGGATTGQWIRVTVGVGLFMACLGLLSLAVGTLLRHSAGSITTMIGLVLLPYVLAIGLYTDELSRLRTALVEYSIPALLGSLYIGDAGGMPMPSGWDAVGIIAGAAAVALGGAYAALDRRDA